In the genome of Variovorax sp. PAMC26660, the window CGCTCACCTCTAGGAGACAACATGAAGCGTTTTCTGAAAGCGGGCCTCGTCCTCGCACTCGTCGGCACGGGCCTCGTGTCCCAGGCCGCCACCGAACTCGTGATCGCGACCGTGAACAACGGCCACATGATCGAGATGCAGAAGCTCACGCCCTTCTTCGAGAAGGCCAACCCCGACATCAAGCTCAAGTGGGTCACGCTGGAAGAAGGCACGCTGCGCCAGCGCGTGACCACCGACATCGCCACCAAGGGCGGCCAGTTCGACGTGATGACCATCGGCCTGTATGAAGCGCCGATCTGGTCGAAGAAGGGCTGGCTCAAGCCCATCGCCACCGATGCGGCCTACGACGTGGACGACCTGCTGCCCGCCATCCGCGCCGGCCTGTCGACCGACGGCAAGCTGTACGCCGCGCCGTTCTACGGCGAAAGCTCGATGCTCATGTACCGCAAGGACCTGGCCGACAAGCTGGGCATCAAGATCCCCGACCAGCCCACCTGGACCCAGGTCAAGGAATTCGCCGACAAGGCCAACGACCCGAAGGGTGGCGTGTACGGCATGTGCCTTCGCGGCAAGCCGGGCTGGGGCGACAACATGGCCTTCCTGACCACCTTGGTCAACACCAACGGCGGCCAGTGGTTCGACATGCAGTGGAAGCCGCAGATCGACACCAAGGCCTGGAAAGACGCGATCACCTTCTACGTCGACCTGATGAAGAAGGACGGCCCGCCCGGCGCGTCGGCCAACAGCTTCAACGAGAACCTGGCGCTGTTCAATGAAGGCAAGTGCGCGGCCTGGGTCGACGCAACCATCGCGGCTTCGTTCATCAGCGATCCGAAGCAGTCGAAGGTGGCCGACAAGGTGGCGTTTGCGCAGGCACCGACCGCCGCCACGCCCAAGGGCGCCAACTGGCTCTGGTCGTGGAACCTCGCGATTCCGGCCAGCTCGACCAAGGACGAGGCCGCGCAGAAGTTCATCAAGTGGGCCACCTCCAAGGACTACATCAACCTCGTGGCCAAGGAAACCGGCTGGGCCTCGGTGCCGACCGGCACGCGCAAGTCGACCTATGCGAACCCCGAGTTCCAGAAGGTCGCCAAGTTCGCTGTCGCCGAGAAGAAGGCCATCGATGCGGCCAACCTCACCGACAGCACGCTGCCCAAGTCGCCGTATGTCGGCGTGCAGTACGCAGCCATTCCCGAGTTCCAGGCGATCGGCGTGGCGGTGGGCCAGCAGATGAGCGCGGCGCTGTCGGGCAAGGTCACGGTGGACCAGGCGCTGAAGACATCGCAGCTGGCTGCGGAGCGTGAGATGAAGAAGGCTGGCTACTACAAGTAAGCCCGGGCCTTGCTCCCTCCCCTTCCGGGGGAGGGTCGGGGTGGGGGCACGCGGCGCCTCAATCAATCGCCGCGGTGGTCGATCAGGGAGCCCCCATCCCTGCCTTCCCCCAGAGGGGGAAGGAGCCAGAGACAACAAGAAGGGACTTCCTCATGAAAAGACTCCTGCCCCGCGCCCTCATGGCGCCCGCAGTGCTCACGCTCTTCCTCTGGATGATCGTGCCGCTCGCGATGACGTTGTACTTCTCGTTCGTGAACTACAACCTCATGCAGCCCGGCGAACACACGTTCGCGGGCATCGAGAACTTTCGGTACTTCGTCACCGATCCCGACTTCTGGCCCGCCACCTGGAACACCCTGCTGCTGATCGGCAGCGTGATCGTCATCACGGTGGTGTTCGGCGTGCTGCTCGCGCTGCTGGTCAACGAGCCTTTTCCGGGCCGCGGCATCGTGCGGGTGCTGCTGATCTCGCCCTTCTTCGTCATGCCCGCAGTCAATGCACTGCTGTGGAAGCACATGATGATGAACCCCATCTACGGCGTGCTCGCCGACCTGTGGCGCTTCTTCGGTGCCACGCCCATCGACTGGCTCACCGACGTGCCGCTGCTCTCGGTGATCATCATGGTGGCGTGGCAATGGCTGCCCTTCGCCTGCCTGATCTTCATCACCTCGCTGCAGTCGCTCGACCGCGAGCAGATGGAAGCCGCGCGCATGGACGGCGCGAGTTCGTTCCAGCGTTTCTTCTACCTGACCATTCCCCACCTCGGCCGGCCGATGGCGGTGGTGATCATGATCGAGATGATCTTTCTGCTCAGCATCTTTGCCGAGATCGCCATCACCACCAATGGCGGCCCGGGCAACGAGAGCACGAACATGACCTACATGATCTTCAAGCAGTCGCTGATGAATTTCGACGTGGGCGTGGCCTCCGCCGGTGCGCTCTTCGCGGTGGTGCTTGCGAACATCGTCGCGGTGTTCCTCATCCGAATCATCGGCAAGAACCTCGACTGAAGGACACGCCATGCAACCCAGCAATTTCCTTCCCCAGGCGCTGCGCACCGTGAGTGCGTGGGCCATCACGCTGCTGCTGTTCTTTCCGCTCGGCTGGCTGTTCCTCACGGCCTTCAAGACCGAGCTGCAGGCGATCCACGTGCCGCCGCTGTTCGTCTTCGAGCCCACGCTCGACAACTTCAGCGAAGTGCAGCGCCGCAGCGCCTACCTGCTGTATGCGCGCAACTCGCTCATCACCAGCCTGGGCTCGACCATCCTGGGCCTGCTGATCGCGGCTCCTGCCGCGTACTCGATGGCCTTCTTTCGTACCAAGAAAACGCGCGACATCCTGATGTGGATGCTCTCCACCAAGATGATGCCGGCCGTGGGCGCGCTGGTGCCGATCTACGTGCTTGCGCAGACTGCGGGCATGCTCGATTCGCTGCCCGCGCTGACCATCGTGTTCACGCTGTCGAACCTGCCGATCATGGTGTGGATGCTCTACAGCGCCTACAAGGACATTCCGAACGAGATCCTCGAAGCCGCGCGCATGGACGGCGCCAGCCTGTGGACCGAGTTCCGCCATGTCGTGATGCCGCTGTCGGTCGGTGGGCTTGCATCGACAGGCCTGCTGTGCCTGGTGCTGAGCTGGAACGAAGCCTTCTGGGCGCTCAACCTCACCTCGGCCAATGCCGGCACGCTGGCCACGCTGATCGCTTCGTACTCCAGCCCCGAAGGCCTGTTCTGGGCCAAGTTGTCGGCCGCCTCGCTGATGGCCATTGCGCCCATCGTCGTGTTCGGCTGGTTCAGCCAAAAGCAACTGGTGCAAGGCCTGACCTTCGGCGCCGTCAAGTAAAGAAAAGGGAGACACCTCATGGCCTACCTCGAACTCAAAAGCATCAAGAAGAGCTTTGGCGACGTCAACATCATCAAGGGCGTCGACCTGGAGATAAAGAAGGGCGAGTTCATCGTCTTCGTCGGGCCCTCGGGCTGCGGCAAGTCGACGCTGCTGCGCCTGATCGCGGGGCTGGAGCCGATCACCAGCGGCAGCCTGCTGCTCGACGGCAAGGACATCACCTGGGCGCCTTCGGGCAAGCGCGACCTGGCGATGGTGTTCCAGAGCTACGCGCTCTATCCGCACATGAGCGTGTACGACAACATGTCCTTCGCGCTCAAGCTCGCGGGCGTGTCCAAGAGCGAGATCAAGACCAAGGTCGAGCACGCGGCCAACACCTTGAACCTCACGCAGTACCTGGACCGCACGCCGAAGGACCTGTCGGGCGGCCAGCGCCAGCGCGTGGCCATCGGCCGCGCCATCGTGCGTGCGCCCAAGGTGTTCCTGTTCGACGAGCCGTTGTCCAACCTCGATGCGGCGCTGCGCGGCAACACGCGCGTCGAAATCCACAAGCTGCACCGTGCGCTGGGTGCGACCACGATCTACGTCACGCACGACCAGGTCGAAGCCATGACGCTGGCCGACCGCGTGGTGGTGCTCAAGGACGGGCTGATCGAGCAGGTCGGAACGCCCCTGGAGCTGTACGACCACCCGGCCAACCAGTTCGTCGCGCAGTTCATCGGCATGCCGTCGATGAACATGGTGGCGGCGAGCGCCATTCCGAGTTTTTCCGCCGCCACCGGTGGCCGCTTGCCGAGCGACGGCTTCCTGGGCGTGCGCCCCGAGGGCCTGCGCGTGCATCCGAAGCAGGGTGCGCCGGTGTCGGAGGTGCAGGGCCGCGTCGAGCTGATCGAGGCGCTGGGCGCCGACACGCTGATCCACGTCGACGTGGGCGGCGTGCCGCTGATCGCGCGACAGAACGACCGCACGCCCTTGCAGGCGGGCGACGACGTGGCGATCGAACTCGACCCCTCGGTGCTTCATCTGTTCAACCGCGAAGGCCGTTCGGTCTCCGCCTGATCTTTTT includes:
- a CDS encoding ABC transporter substrate-binding protein, producing MKRFLKAGLVLALVGTGLVSQAATELVIATVNNGHMIEMQKLTPFFEKANPDIKLKWVTLEEGTLRQRVTTDIATKGGQFDVMTIGLYEAPIWSKKGWLKPIATDAAYDVDDLLPAIRAGLSTDGKLYAAPFYGESSMLMYRKDLADKLGIKIPDQPTWTQVKEFADKANDPKGGVYGMCLRGKPGWGDNMAFLTTLVNTNGGQWFDMQWKPQIDTKAWKDAITFYVDLMKKDGPPGASANSFNENLALFNEGKCAAWVDATIAASFISDPKQSKVADKVAFAQAPTAATPKGANWLWSWNLAIPASSTKDEAAQKFIKWATSKDYINLVAKETGWASVPTGTRKSTYANPEFQKVAKFAVAEKKAIDAANLTDSTLPKSPYVGVQYAAIPEFQAIGVAVGQQMSAALSGKVTVDQALKTSQLAAEREMKKAGYYK
- a CDS encoding carbohydrate ABC transporter permease, whose product is MKRLLPRALMAPAVLTLFLWMIVPLAMTLYFSFVNYNLMQPGEHTFAGIENFRYFVTDPDFWPATWNTLLLIGSVIVITVVFGVLLALLVNEPFPGRGIVRVLLISPFFVMPAVNALLWKHMMMNPIYGVLADLWRFFGATPIDWLTDVPLLSVIIMVAWQWLPFACLIFITSLQSLDREQMEAARMDGASSFQRFFYLTIPHLGRPMAVVIMIEMIFLLSIFAEIAITTNGGPGNESTNMTYMIFKQSLMNFDVGVASAGALFAVVLANIVAVFLIRIIGKNLD
- a CDS encoding carbohydrate ABC transporter permease, with product MQPSNFLPQALRTVSAWAITLLLFFPLGWLFLTAFKTELQAIHVPPLFVFEPTLDNFSEVQRRSAYLLYARNSLITSLGSTILGLLIAAPAAYSMAFFRTKKTRDILMWMLSTKMMPAVGALVPIYVLAQTAGMLDSLPALTIVFTLSNLPIMVWMLYSAYKDIPNEILEAARMDGASLWTEFRHVVMPLSVGGLASTGLLCLVLSWNEAFWALNLTSANAGTLATLIASYSSPEGLFWAKLSAASLMAIAPIVVFGWFSQKQLVQGLTFGAVK
- a CDS encoding ABC transporter ATP-binding protein, which encodes MAYLELKSIKKSFGDVNIIKGVDLEIKKGEFIVFVGPSGCGKSTLLRLIAGLEPITSGSLLLDGKDITWAPSGKRDLAMVFQSYALYPHMSVYDNMSFALKLAGVSKSEIKTKVEHAANTLNLTQYLDRTPKDLSGGQRQRVAIGRAIVRAPKVFLFDEPLSNLDAALRGNTRVEIHKLHRALGATTIYVTHDQVEAMTLADRVVVLKDGLIEQVGTPLELYDHPANQFVAQFIGMPSMNMVAASAIPSFSAATGGRLPSDGFLGVRPEGLRVHPKQGAPVSEVQGRVELIEALGADTLIHVDVGGVPLIARQNDRTPLQAGDDVAIELDPSVLHLFNREGRSVSA